One segment of Nocardioides sp. QY071 DNA contains the following:
- a CDS encoding crotonase/enoyl-CoA hydratase family protein encodes MSTHVSCTITDGIAHVRLDRPDKLNALTLDILDDLVATAHALRRDKTLRAVVISGEGDAFCAGLDFASVLRNPAGVAKAFVPRPLRGTNTFQEAPWAFRRIPVPVIAAVHGHCLGGGLQIALAADFRIATPDSRWSVLEGKWGLIPDMSGIQALKELVGIDQAKLLTMTAEVFDGSRARDLGLVTRLDNDPLAGALRLADELSQKSPDALAAAKRLFNDTWSASPRRTFARERLEQAYLLAARNTKAAREAAFKKADAVYGPRGR; translated from the coding sequence ATGAGCACCCACGTCAGCTGCACGATCACCGACGGCATCGCCCACGTCCGGCTGGACCGTCCCGACAAGCTCAACGCACTGACCCTCGACATCCTCGACGACCTGGTCGCCACCGCGCACGCCCTGCGCCGCGACAAGACGCTGCGCGCCGTCGTGATCAGCGGCGAGGGCGACGCGTTCTGCGCCGGCCTCGACTTCGCGTCCGTGCTCCGCAACCCGGCCGGCGTCGCGAAGGCGTTCGTCCCGCGGCCGCTGCGTGGCACCAACACCTTCCAGGAGGCCCCATGGGCCTTCCGCCGGATCCCTGTCCCCGTGATCGCGGCGGTCCACGGCCACTGCCTCGGTGGCGGCCTGCAGATCGCGCTCGCCGCCGACTTCCGCATCGCCACCCCCGACTCGCGCTGGTCGGTGCTCGAGGGCAAGTGGGGCCTGATCCCCGACATGTCCGGCATCCAGGCCCTCAAGGAGCTCGTCGGCATCGACCAGGCCAAGCTGCTCACCATGACCGCCGAGGTCTTCGACGGCTCCCGCGCCAGGGACCTCGGCCTGGTCACCCGCCTCGACAACGACCCGCTCGCCGGCGCCCTGCGCCTGGCCGACGAGCTGTCGCAGAAGTCCCCCGACGCGCTCGCCGCCGCCAAGCGGCTCTTCAACGACACCTGGAGCGCCTCGCCGCGTCGTACCTTCGCCCGCGAGCGGCTCGAGCAGGCCTACCTGCTCGCGGCCCGCAACACGAAGGCCGCCCGCGAGGCCGCGTTCAAGAAGGCGGACGCGGTCTACGGGCCGCGCGGGCGCTGA
- a CDS encoding DUF1294 domain-containing protein, with amino-acid sequence MVIERADVLLTLAATYGVLSLVALVLYRADKRAAQDGEWRTRESTLHLVALLGGWPGALAGRRLFRHKTRKQPFVTVLWLTVVTNVAGAATLLLAAPVDLGALVG; translated from the coding sequence GTGGTCATCGAACGCGCGGACGTCCTGCTCACCCTCGCTGCGACGTACGGCGTCCTCAGCCTGGTCGCACTCGTCCTCTACCGCGCCGACAAGCGCGCCGCCCAGGACGGCGAGTGGCGTACCCGCGAGTCGACGCTCCACCTCGTCGCCCTCCTCGGCGGCTGGCCCGGCGCGCTCGCCGGCCGCCGGCTGTTCCGCCACAAGACCCGCAAGCAGCCGTTCGTCACGGTGCTGTGGCTCACCGTCGTCACCAACGTGGCCGGTGCCGCCACCCTGCTGCTCGCTGCACCGGTCGACCTCGGCGCCCTCGTCGGCTGA
- a CDS encoding glycosyltransferase, whose amino-acid sequence MNRIGNRLVARGVVHPDELTAALRRQREEGGYLGQLLLDAGALNRQELHGSLAEQWGIAWRDLDQDPPDPAVLATTDVDLCLELGWLPCEVTDRGVVVATTVQPGPDLLLEIEEQFPGTHVDLVACTRRDLDHVVLEVRRRRDRPASGLDRGPGLRLRPCAITGLIAVALLYLVALASIATEDLLSAVLASAGVLFAGGVLGQSLAAVRLATSKVEPEGQGRDEGWPDADLPGADDLLLPVYTVLVAVPEGVAAIERAIATLAGLDYPRSRLDAVLLVPDEALDAVRRAAPPDWVRVVHLPVEIAVDRTRAYDEGLAFARGRYVVAYDPDDVPEPDQLRRAVAEFESDLAACLGARRTHPALMRLDVECHTWVRPDSLASAVDRVESSLGLNRAQPVQRDTADHRPELTSSHFNTRVLRRLGGWSAVTAGAGPEWIGVQSLPTGLLHSSTHHRRARGLRATFRRQVVLAVSSLDAAVARARGGVRAPEAAEPLPAIAATLVGFAAPVLQLTYPVALVGASVFAARAGAMGEVGVRVGAVGVVGLLGGLAVAVGTASVLVGRRHGWRAAGSAVVVPAAWLVSAAAAWHAVVVVLPCRRRRGAPAR is encoded by the coding sequence ATGAACCGGATCGGCAACCGGCTGGTCGCGCGCGGGGTCGTCCATCCGGACGAGTTGACAGCAGCCCTCCGGCGGCAGCGCGAGGAAGGCGGCTACCTCGGCCAGCTGCTCCTCGACGCGGGTGCACTCAACCGACAGGAGCTGCACGGCAGCCTCGCCGAGCAGTGGGGCATCGCTTGGCGGGACCTCGACCAGGACCCGCCCGATCCGGCCGTCCTGGCCACGACCGACGTCGACCTGTGCCTGGAGCTCGGGTGGCTGCCCTGCGAGGTCACCGACCGCGGGGTCGTGGTCGCGACCACCGTCCAGCCAGGCCCGGACCTGCTCCTCGAGATCGAGGAGCAGTTCCCCGGGACGCACGTCGATCTTGTCGCCTGCACTCGCCGTGACCTCGACCATGTCGTCCTCGAGGTACGTCGGCGCCGGGACCGCCCGGCGTCCGGCCTCGACCGCGGCCCGGGGTTGCGCCTGCGCCCCTGTGCCATCACCGGCCTGATCGCGGTCGCGCTCCTCTATCTGGTCGCCCTGGCGTCCATCGCTACGGAAGATCTGCTGAGTGCCGTCCTGGCGTCCGCGGGCGTGCTCTTCGCCGGTGGCGTGCTGGGGCAGAGCCTTGCTGCGGTCCGCCTCGCGACGAGCAAGGTGGAGCCCGAGGGGCAGGGGCGGGACGAGGGCTGGCCCGATGCGGACCTACCTGGAGCCGACGACCTGCTGCTCCCCGTGTACACGGTCCTCGTCGCCGTTCCCGAGGGGGTCGCGGCGATCGAGCGCGCGATCGCCACCCTGGCGGGTCTGGACTACCCGCGCTCGCGCCTGGACGCTGTGCTGCTGGTGCCCGACGAAGCCCTGGACGCCGTACGCCGCGCCGCGCCGCCGGACTGGGTGCGGGTGGTCCACCTGCCGGTGGAGATCGCCGTGGACCGGACCCGCGCCTACGACGAGGGACTGGCCTTCGCCAGAGGGAGGTACGTCGTCGCGTACGACCCCGACGACGTGCCGGAACCCGACCAGCTCAGGAGGGCGGTCGCGGAGTTCGAGTCCGACCTTGCTGCTTGCTTGGGCGCGCGGCGTACTCACCCGGCGCTCATGAGGCTCGACGTCGAATGCCACACGTGGGTCCGGCCGGACTCGCTCGCCAGCGCTGTCGACCGGGTCGAGTCCTCGCTCGGCCTGAACCGGGCCCAGCCCGTCCAGCGCGACACCGCCGACCACCGCCCGGAGCTGACCTCGAGCCACTTCAACACGCGCGTTCTCCGCCGGCTCGGGGGGTGGTCCGCGGTGACCGCCGGCGCCGGACCCGAGTGGATCGGCGTGCAGTCCCTCCCGACCGGCCTTCTGCATTCCTCGACCCACCACCGGCGGGCGCGCGGCCTGCGGGCCACCTTCCGCAGGCAGGTCGTCCTGGCGGTCAGCTCACTCGATGCCGCCGTGGCCAGGGCAAGGGGGGGCGTCCGGGCCCCGGAGGCCGCTGAGCCACTGCCCGCCATCGCGGCGACGTTGGTGGGTTTCGCGGCTCCGGTGCTCCAGCTGACCTACCCGGTGGCACTGGTCGGTGCCTCGGTCTTCGCCGCTCGAGCGGGTGCCATGGGCGAGGTCGGTGTTCGCGTGGGAGCCGTCGGCGTCGTCGGCCTGCTGGGCGGCCTGGCAGTCGCCGTCGGCACCGCGTCGGTGTTGGTGGGGCGACGGCACGGATGGCGAGCGGCCGGATCGGCCGTGGTGGTCCCCGCGGCCTGGCTGGTCTCGGCTGCGGCGGCCTGGCACGCCGTGGTGGTCGTGCTGCCGTGCCGTCGCCGTCGGGGTGCGCCGGCGCGCTGA
- a CDS encoding EAL domain-containing protein, translating into MTGDSALRARLALSAETIAWAVLYAGAMVVGRLSRVDTELALVWPAAGVSVVWFLRAGTGHRRLVAAAVLAAVTGTVNWVTGVEPVGSWLFAGVNVAHGLVGVAVLGRLVGWRTARAMSSLGDVAALLSASAASAVVSAVLGGLVAATRFGTEVWDGIGLIGVRNGISTFVVASALLAVPQLRLVGSRVHRAGSVLLVLAVLAVSLAVVLVPWPVAFMLIPPTVAVALRCGPAVTSVVAGAQGVLVVLTTRAGEGPFSLIPRVAPRILEAQALILVLALVGAVVSLALQERSAALVTSRLDRDRLRAHMDAALVANAHVVSTVSTAPEVLDVNGAMMALTGRTRAELVGTDPCGWLTPASAALLGSGIGDLTSGSQTGWRGELQLADGWGAGWVDAALSAVGSTGLPARPELNLQMIDVTVQKEAEERLATMALHDELTGLPNRVLWADRLEIALSEAGRSGSVVGILYVDVDHFKEVNDRHGHDVGDELLREIARRLSGVVRPHDTVARIGGDEFVVLCPRLQTTADGLGLAARIQQVMAAPVQAGPWQLTPTVSVGVAFADGDDDPRVVLRRADTALYTAKDRGRARFEVYRPNLEAELERSAQVLDRLGEAQRNGELRVHYQPVVDAGTRRVVALEALLRWEHPERGTLSPKTFLDVLESSELIHSVGGFVLRQACDDAAELLARGHRLAVHVNISARELARPGLREDVEQTLVETGMPAELLVLEITETRLVAVNGSLLRDLHALRARGVRVAVDDFGTGYSALTQLVELPVDVLKLDKGFVSEITTSARARAVSAGVQAMAAGLGVVTIAEGVETERQAEELAALGFELLQGFLFGRPRAMVDWLEELAAGRGGPWELRSGTHGEGRG; encoded by the coding sequence GTGACCGGTGACTCCGCGCTGCGCGCGCGCCTTGCGCTCAGCGCTGAGACGATCGCCTGGGCGGTGCTGTACGCCGGCGCCATGGTGGTCGGACGGCTCAGCAGGGTGGACACCGAGCTCGCCCTGGTGTGGCCGGCCGCGGGGGTGTCGGTGGTGTGGTTCCTGCGCGCCGGCACCGGGCATCGCCGGCTCGTCGCGGCCGCGGTACTCGCCGCGGTCACCGGGACGGTCAACTGGGTGACCGGCGTGGAACCGGTCGGCTCCTGGCTCTTCGCGGGCGTCAACGTCGCCCATGGCCTGGTCGGTGTGGCGGTGCTCGGCCGGCTGGTCGGATGGCGCACCGCGCGTGCGATGAGCTCGCTCGGCGATGTCGCGGCCCTGCTCAGCGCGTCGGCAGCGAGCGCGGTCGTCAGTGCAGTCCTGGGCGGCCTGGTCGCGGCGACGCGGTTCGGCACCGAGGTCTGGGACGGGATCGGCTTGATCGGTGTGCGCAACGGCATCAGCACCTTCGTGGTCGCCTCCGCACTCCTGGCCGTGCCCCAGCTCCGGCTCGTCGGCAGTCGCGTCCACCGAGCGGGCTCGGTCCTCCTCGTGCTCGCGGTCCTCGCGGTGTCGCTCGCTGTGGTCCTGGTGCCGTGGCCGGTCGCCTTCATGCTGATCCCTCCCACGGTCGCGGTGGCGCTGCGGTGCGGGCCAGCCGTGACCAGCGTCGTCGCGGGTGCGCAAGGCGTCCTCGTCGTCCTCACCACGCGGGCCGGCGAAGGGCCGTTCTCGCTCATCCCGCGGGTGGCGCCGCGCATCCTCGAGGCCCAGGCACTCATCCTCGTCCTCGCCCTGGTCGGGGCCGTCGTGTCGCTCGCCCTCCAGGAGCGGTCGGCGGCGCTCGTCACGAGCCGTCTTGACCGCGACCGCCTGCGGGCCCACATGGACGCGGCGCTGGTTGCCAACGCGCACGTGGTGTCCACCGTGTCGACGGCTCCCGAGGTCCTGGACGTGAACGGGGCGATGATGGCGCTGACCGGCCGGACGCGCGCAGAGCTGGTCGGGACGGACCCCTGCGGCTGGTTGACCCCGGCGTCGGCGGCACTGCTCGGCTCGGGGATCGGCGATCTCACCTCAGGTTCGCAGACCGGCTGGCGCGGCGAGCTGCAGCTCGCCGATGGGTGGGGCGCGGGATGGGTGGACGCGGCGCTGTCCGCCGTCGGGTCGACCGGCCTCCCGGCACGTCCAGAGCTCAATCTGCAGATGATCGACGTGACGGTGCAGAAGGAGGCGGAGGAACGGTTGGCGACGATGGCCCTTCACGACGAGCTGACCGGGCTGCCGAACCGGGTCCTGTGGGCGGACCGGTTGGAGATCGCGCTCAGCGAAGCGGGGCGGAGCGGGTCGGTGGTGGGCATCCTGTACGTCGACGTCGACCACTTCAAGGAGGTCAACGATCGCCACGGTCATGACGTGGGCGACGAGCTCCTGCGGGAGATCGCGCGGCGCCTCTCGGGGGTGGTGCGTCCGCACGACACCGTGGCTCGTATCGGCGGCGACGAGTTCGTCGTCCTGTGCCCCCGTCTGCAGACCACCGCCGACGGGCTCGGGCTCGCCGCGCGCATCCAGCAGGTGATGGCAGCGCCGGTGCAGGCCGGACCCTGGCAGCTCACCCCCACGGTGAGCGTGGGAGTCGCCTTCGCCGACGGCGACGACGACCCGCGGGTCGTGCTGCGGCGCGCCGACACCGCGCTGTACACCGCCAAGGACCGCGGTCGCGCGAGGTTCGAGGTCTACCGTCCGAACCTCGAGGCCGAGCTCGAGCGATCGGCCCAGGTGCTCGACCGCCTCGGTGAGGCCCAACGCAACGGCGAGCTGCGCGTGCACTACCAGCCCGTCGTCGACGCGGGAACCCGACGAGTCGTCGCCCTCGAGGCGCTGCTGCGCTGGGAGCACCCGGAGCGGGGCACGCTCTCCCCGAAGACATTCCTGGACGTGCTCGAGTCGAGCGAGCTCATCCACAGCGTCGGTGGCTTCGTGCTGCGGCAGGCGTGTGACGACGCCGCAGAGCTGCTCGCACGCGGGCACCGCCTGGCGGTGCACGTCAACATCAGCGCGCGGGAGCTGGCGCGACCGGGGCTGCGGGAGGACGTCGAGCAGACCCTCGTCGAGACCGGGATGCCTGCCGAGCTCCTGGTCCTCGAGATCACCGAGACCCGACTGGTCGCCGTGAACGGGTCGCTGCTGCGCGACCTGCACGCGTTGCGCGCCCGCGGAGTCCGGGTGGCGGTCGACGACTTCGGAACGGGCTACAGCGCGCTGACGCAGCTTGTGGAGCTTCCGGTGGACGTCCTCAAGCTGGATAAGGGCTTCGTCAGCGAGATCACGACCAGCGCCCGTGCCCGAGCAGTCAGTGCCGGCGTGCAGGCCATGGCGGCGGGACTCGGCGTCGTCACCATCGCCGAGGGTGTCGAGACGGAGCGCCAGGCAGAGGAGCTGGCGGCCCTGGGATTCGAGCTGTTGCAGGGATTCCTCTTCGGACGACCCCGCGCGATGGTTGACTGGCTCGAGGAGCTGGCCGCCGGGAGGGGCGGCCCGTGGGAGCTGCGGTCCGGGACGCACGGAGAGGGCCGTGGATGA
- a CDS encoding DivIVA domain-containing protein codes for MNRYFPDRQPDSLTALIREARFKPVRFVTGYDMREVDDFLDRLVDALSTGRPVRPLIAAAAFATTRMREGYSQTDVDALLAEVGRRAEA; via the coding sequence ATGAACCGCTACTTCCCGGACCGGCAGCCCGACAGCCTGACGGCGTTGATCCGCGAGGCCCGGTTCAAGCCGGTGCGATTCGTGACCGGCTACGACATGCGCGAGGTCGACGACTTCCTGGACCGGCTGGTCGATGCGCTGTCCACGGGTCGGCCGGTCCGTCCGCTCATCGCGGCCGCGGCGTTCGCCACGACCCGGATGCGCGAGGGCTACAGCCAGACCGATGTCGACGCGCTCCTGGCCGAGGTGGGCCGGCGCGCGGAGGCCTGA
- a CDS encoding oxidoreductase: MSEWTIADLPDQSGRTVVVTGPTLGGLGHHTALELARRGARVIIAGRNPAKVEETVGAIRGEVPEALLEALHLDLASLSSVRTAAAAVAQVGPIDVLVNNAGVMGTKYSRTADGLELQMATNHFGPFLLTGLLLPQLVQSEDGRVVTVSSLFHTFAGKAPLGPPREQTGRYSTWRVYGQTKLANLYFTAELDRRLRAADLPVRALAAHPGFAGTHLAANGQYGRSSGGIASILDAGVKAVSQTAAAGAWPSLMAATADLPGNTFVGPGGFRQLSGRPRTVGRSRLARNEGNARRLWEISEQTVDLRYP, translated from the coding sequence ATGTCTGAGTGGACCATCGCCGACCTGCCCGACCAGAGCGGCCGCACCGTCGTCGTCACCGGACCGACCCTCGGCGGGCTCGGCCACCACACGGCCCTGGAGCTGGCCCGTCGCGGAGCCCGGGTGATCATCGCCGGCCGCAATCCCGCGAAGGTCGAGGAGACCGTCGGCGCGATCCGGGGAGAGGTCCCCGAGGCGCTGCTCGAGGCGCTGCACCTCGACCTGGCCAGCCTCAGCTCGGTCCGCACCGCGGCCGCCGCGGTCGCGCAGGTCGGGCCGATCGACGTACTGGTCAACAACGCCGGGGTGATGGGCACCAAGTACTCCCGCACCGCCGACGGCCTCGAGCTGCAGATGGCGACCAACCACTTCGGGCCCTTCCTGCTCACCGGACTGCTGCTGCCGCAGCTCGTGCAGAGCGAGGACGGCCGCGTGGTGACGGTGTCCTCGCTGTTCCACACCTTCGCCGGAAAGGCACCGCTCGGGCCGCCGCGCGAGCAGACCGGCCGCTACAGCACGTGGCGGGTCTACGGGCAGACCAAGCTCGCCAACCTCTACTTCACCGCCGAGCTGGACCGCCGGTTGCGCGCTGCCGACCTGCCGGTCCGCGCCCTCGCCGCCCACCCCGGCTTCGCCGGCACCCACCTCGCCGCCAACGGGCAGTACGGCCGCTCCTCCGGTGGCATCGCCTCGATCCTCGACGCCGGCGTGAAGGCCGTCTCCCAGACCGCCGCGGCCGGCGCCTGGCCCTCGCTGATGGCCGCGACCGCCGACCTGCCCGGCAACACCTTCGTCGGCCCCGGCGGCTTCCGCCAGCTCTCCGGCCGGCCCCGCACCGTCGGCCGCAGCCGGTTGGCGCGCAACGAGGGCAATGCACGGCGGCTGTGGGAGATCAGCGAGCAGACGGTGGACCTGAGGTACCCGTGA
- a CDS encoding maleylpyruvate isomerase family mycothiol-dependent enzyme: protein MSDRELLAGYVENWWSAVGDFVTLLEELEPDDWSTPTDLAGWDVKAVASHTAHLESLLAGGPDETADIGEPAHVTGPMGQFTEIGVVTRRDREPAAIIEEIRTTTASRRATLNAAPPEDPAAPADGIFGLIGWNTRTLLRNRPLDVWMHEQDIRRAVGRPGGLDSPGAQHTADYLVEAFGFVVGKRVAPPAGTTAVLAVEGSAPVAVLVGDDGRAQRLADLPDAPSVTVAMDRESFIVLAGGRRTAAPGAVTVSGDQELGERIVASLATTP from the coding sequence ATGAGCGACCGTGAGCTGCTGGCCGGCTACGTCGAGAACTGGTGGAGCGCGGTGGGTGACTTCGTCACCCTGCTCGAGGAGCTCGAGCCCGACGACTGGAGCACGCCGACCGACCTCGCAGGCTGGGACGTCAAGGCCGTCGCCTCGCACACCGCGCACCTCGAGTCGCTCCTCGCCGGTGGGCCCGACGAGACCGCCGACATCGGCGAGCCGGCGCACGTCACCGGCCCGATGGGCCAGTTCACCGAGATCGGCGTCGTCACCCGTCGCGATCGCGAGCCCGCCGCGATCATCGAGGAGATCCGTACGACGACCGCGAGCCGCCGCGCGACGCTGAACGCCGCGCCGCCCGAGGACCCGGCCGCGCCGGCCGACGGCATCTTCGGCCTGATCGGCTGGAACACCCGCACCCTGCTGCGCAACCGGCCGCTCGACGTGTGGATGCACGAGCAGGACATCCGCCGCGCGGTCGGCCGTCCCGGCGGCCTCGACAGCCCCGGCGCCCAGCACACCGCCGACTACCTCGTGGAGGCGTTCGGCTTCGTCGTCGGCAAGCGGGTCGCCCCGCCCGCCGGTACGACGGCCGTCCTCGCCGTCGAGGGCAGCGCACCCGTCGCCGTGCTGGTGGGCGACGACGGGCGCGCGCAGCGCCTGGCCGACCTGCCGGACGCGCCGAGTGTCACGGTCGCCATGGACCGGGAGAGCTTCATCGTGCTGGCCGGCGGTCGTCGTACCGCTGCGCCGGGGGCCGTGACCGTCTCGGGCGACCAGGAGCTGGGGGAGCGGATCGTCGCCAGCCTCGCCACGACGCCGTAA
- a CDS encoding family 43 glycosylhydrolase: MPRTAPRLACCLAVLAALVLALCGTPAQADDRQYPEPFFNGNVGDPSVTMVGKRMVVVATGPQINRAYKDPGHRWRYQQPVLTHRPKWAIAEGGIWAADIAKVGRKWLLYYAVPVAGLGDFGRCIGVAVAKKALDAFKPVGGRPLVCPSRALVPTAQDPVATPDLPSRGIIDPSLYREGKQNYLLYKTDGKPSSIRLLPLSKNGRRVRTGQDPLNPSVELVRSADVIENPVLARHAGLYYLFASEGDFARCSYLETWRQSASLTDWSLAVPNVLLDSTITQGLCGPAGGDIVRHRGRTTLYFHGWVRLHSSKPKGVNYWAWNGGEKYGRRAMYAARLTFPGGVPTVKKYLTRTGVPQRVPTPY, encoded by the coding sequence GTGCCTCGTACCGCTCCCCGCCTCGCCTGCTGCCTCGCCGTCCTCGCCGCGCTGGTGCTCGCCCTGTGCGGTACGCCGGCGCAGGCCGACGACCGGCAGTACCCCGAGCCGTTCTTCAACGGCAACGTCGGCGACCCGAGCGTGACCATGGTCGGCAAGCGGATGGTCGTGGTCGCGACCGGGCCGCAGATCAACCGGGCGTACAAGGACCCCGGCCACCGGTGGCGCTACCAGCAGCCGGTGCTCACCCACCGCCCGAAGTGGGCGATCGCGGAGGGTGGGATCTGGGCGGCGGACATCGCCAAGGTCGGCCGGAAGTGGCTGCTCTACTACGCCGTCCCGGTCGCCGGGCTCGGCGACTTCGGGCGCTGCATCGGCGTCGCCGTGGCCAAGAAGGCGCTCGACGCGTTCAAGCCGGTCGGCGGGCGGCCGCTGGTGTGCCCCTCGCGGGCGCTGGTGCCGACCGCCCAGGACCCGGTCGCCACGCCGGACCTGCCCAGCCGCGGCATCATCGACCCGTCGCTCTACCGCGAGGGCAAGCAGAACTACCTGCTCTACAAGACCGACGGCAAGCCGTCGTCGATCCGGCTGCTGCCGCTGAGCAAGAACGGCCGTCGGGTGCGCACCGGGCAGGACCCGCTCAACCCGAGCGTCGAGCTGGTCCGCTCCGCGGACGTCATCGAGAACCCCGTCCTGGCGCGGCATGCCGGCCTCTACTACCTGTTCGCCTCCGAGGGCGACTTCGCCCGCTGCTCCTACCTGGAGACCTGGCGCCAGTCCGCGTCGCTGACCGACTGGTCGCTCGCCGTGCCCAACGTCCTGCTGGACAGCACCATCACCCAGGGGCTGTGCGGGCCGGCCGGCGGCGACATCGTCAGGCACCGCGGCCGCACCACGCTCTACTTCCACGGCTGGGTGCGCCTGCACTCGTCGAAGCCGAAGGGCGTGAACTACTGGGCGTGGAACGGCGGGGAGAAGTACGGCCGCCGGGCGATGTACGCCGCGCGGCTGACCTTCCCGGGCGGCGTACCGACGGTCAAGAAGTACCTCACGCGCACCGGCGTCCCGCAGCGCGTTCCCACGCCCTACTGA
- a CDS encoding acyl-CoA dehydrogenase: MSHYKSNLRDIEFNLFELFNVQEYLGTGLYEEMDADTAREILSEVERIAREDLAASFVDSDRNPPVFDPTTNTAPVPASFKKSYDTWMESGFWGLGLPEEIGGTTAPPSLVWASGEMVLGAHAPIWMYCTGPSMGSVVFKNANGVARDIRIAEIMVERLWGATMVLTEPDAGSDVGAGKTFATPNEDGSWNISGVKRFITSAESDLQENIMHLVLARPKGVEGVGGPGTKGLSLFLVPKYHFDHQTGELTGERNGVYVTNVEHKMGIKVSNTCELTFGDPQVGGGEPAQGWLLGEVHDGIRQMFDVIENARMMVGTKAIATLSTGYLNALDYAKERVQGSDLTQSADKAAPRVTITHHPDVRRSLMTQKSFAEAMRSLVVFTATWQDKVQLAKAAGERDELAEAVNDLLLPIVKGYGSERSWVLLGTESLQTFGGSGFLQEYPIEQYVRDAKIDTLYEGTTAIQGQDFFFRKIVKDQGKALGHIAGEIKAFIEAEAGNGRLKNERELLATALADAEAMVGLMINDLMSAQDEIKNIYKVGLNTTRLLMALGDVVCAWLLLRGAEVALAKLDAGAGSDQAYYEGKVAAAQWFAQLNLPRLSAELKIAQATGLDVMDLDEAAF; this comes from the coding sequence GTGAGCCACTACAAGAGCAACCTGCGCGACATCGAGTTCAACCTCTTCGAGCTCTTCAACGTGCAGGAGTACCTCGGCACCGGCCTCTACGAGGAGATGGACGCCGACACCGCGCGCGAGATCCTCTCCGAGGTCGAGCGCATCGCGCGTGAGGACCTGGCGGCGTCGTTCGTCGACTCCGACCGGAACCCGCCGGTGTTCGACCCGACGACGAACACCGCGCCCGTCCCGGCGTCGTTCAAGAAGTCGTACGACACCTGGATGGAGTCCGGCTTCTGGGGCCTGGGCCTGCCCGAGGAGATCGGCGGCACCACCGCGCCGCCGTCGCTGGTGTGGGCGTCCGGCGAGATGGTGCTCGGCGCGCACGCGCCCATCTGGATGTACTGCACCGGCCCGTCGATGGGCTCGGTCGTCTTCAAGAACGCCAACGGCGTCGCCCGTGACATCCGCATCGCCGAGATCATGGTCGAGCGCCTGTGGGGCGCCACCATGGTGCTGACCGAGCCCGACGCGGGCTCCGACGTGGGTGCCGGCAAGACCTTCGCGACGCCCAACGAGGACGGCTCCTGGAACATCTCCGGCGTCAAGCGCTTCATCACCAGCGCCGAGTCGGACCTGCAGGAGAACATCATGCACCTGGTCCTCGCCCGCCCGAAGGGCGTCGAGGGCGTGGGCGGCCCGGGCACCAAGGGCCTGAGCCTGTTCCTGGTGCCGAAGTACCACTTCGACCACCAGACCGGCGAGCTGACCGGCGAGCGCAACGGCGTCTACGTCACCAACGTCGAGCACAAGATGGGCATCAAGGTGTCCAACACCTGCGAGCTCACCTTCGGCGACCCGCAGGTCGGCGGCGGCGAGCCCGCCCAGGGCTGGCTGCTCGGCGAGGTGCACGACGGCATCCGCCAGATGTTCGACGTCATCGAGAACGCCCGCATGATGGTCGGCACCAAGGCCATCGCGACCCTGTCGACCGGCTACCTCAACGCGCTCGACTACGCCAAGGAGCGGGTGCAGGGCTCCGACCTCACCCAGTCCGCCGACAAGGCCGCGCCGCGGGTGACGATCACCCACCACCCCGACGTACGCCGCTCGCTGATGACCCAGAAGTCGTTCGCCGAGGCGATGCGCTCGCTGGTCGTGTTCACCGCCACCTGGCAGGACAAGGTCCAGCTCGCCAAGGCCGCCGGTGAGCGCGACGAGCTCGCCGAGGCCGTCAACGACCTGCTGCTCCCGATCGTCAAGGGCTACGGCTCGGAGCGCTCGTGGGTCCTGCTCGGCACCGAGTCGCTGCAGACCTTCGGCGGTTCGGGCTTCCTGCAGGAGTACCCGATCGAGCAGTACGTCCGCGACGCCAAGATCGACACCCTCTACGAGGGCACCACCGCGATCCAGGGCCAGGACTTCTTCTTCCGCAAGATCGTCAAGGACCAGGGCAAGGCGCTGGGCCACATCGCCGGCGAGATCAAGGCGTTCATCGAGGCCGAGGCCGGCAACGGCCGCCTCAAGAACGAGCGTGAGCTCCTCGCGACCGCGCTCGCCGACGCCGAGGCCATGGTCGGCCTGATGATCAACGACCTCATGTCCGCCCAGGACGAGATCAAGAACATCTACAAGGTGGGCCTCAACACCACGCGCCTGCTGATGGCGCTCGGTGACGTGGTCTGCGCCTGGCTGCTGCTCCGCGGCGCCGAGGTCGCGCTCGCCAAGCTCGACGCCGGCGCCGGCAGCGACCAGGCCTACTACGAGGGCAAGGTCGCCGCGGCCCAGTGGTTCGCGCAGCTCAACCTGCCGCGCCTCTCGGCCGAGCTCAAGATCGCCCAGGCCACCGGCCTGGACGTGATGGACCTCGACGAGGCCGCGTTCTGA